One genomic segment of Pseudomonas chlororaphis subsp. aurantiaca includes these proteins:
- a CDS encoding DUF167 domain-containing protein, translating into MSYFRWDGDDLILECHLQPAARSDDFAGLHGERLKIRLTAPPVEGKANAYLMAFLAKAFGVSKSQVSLISGELNRQKRVRINAPKKLPDLPGLQRPS; encoded by the coding sequence ATGAGCTACTTTCGCTGGGACGGCGACGACCTGATCCTGGAGTGTCACCTGCAACCTGCGGCCCGTAGCGATGACTTCGCCGGGCTGCATGGCGAGCGCCTGAAGATCCGCCTTACCGCGCCGCCGGTGGAGGGCAAGGCCAACGCCTACCTGATGGCGTTCCTGGCCAAGGCGTTCGGCGTGTCCAAGAGCCAGGTCAGCCTGATCAGCGGCGAGCTGAACCGGCAGAAACGGGTGCGGATCAACGCGCCGAAGAAGCTGCCGGACCTGCCCGGATTACAGCGTCCGTCCTGA